A stretch of DNA from Gemmatimonadota bacterium:
TGGGCGATCTTCTCCCGCAGTCTCCGAAGGCGGTCCATGAGGCCGTCCTCCCCTCGCACGAAGAGATGAACAAAGTCGAGACCGGAAGCGGACTCGCCAACGAAGTTCACATCATCGGGGAGTCCGATCAGCAGGTCCCGATAGTGTTCGGGGGGACCCAGCACTGCGCACCTCATGCCGGGCTTGATCCCGAGCTTTTGGACCAGCGGCGTGCCGGAATACCCTGCGGTCATCGCGGCTTCCTCCCTCAGACGCGCCGCCGATTCATCGGCGGGGTCGAAGCGGACCGATCCTCTCGCCCCTCTCAGAATCCTCGATCAGATTCACTAGCCTCCTTCGTCGAGTCTCCTCCCGCTTCGCGCTGACCACCCATCGCAGGGCCGCCCTTCGGTACGACGGGGGCTGCGATTGGAAAAAACGCCAAGCCGCCTCCTTTGATCGAAACTCGTCCTCGTCCCCCTCCGTCAGCTTCGCCTCGTCCCGCTCGAAAGAGTACGCCCCCGACCTTGCCTCGTCCCTGCGAGAGAACGCCGCAATGCCTACCGGCTCCATAAGCCCGAGCTCCATGAGCTCCTTCGCACGGCGGGTGTTCACCTTGCTCCAGATGCTCCGTTCCCTCCTCGGCGTGACCCGGATCGAATAGCTGGACTCGTTGACCGTCCTGCGAACTCCGTCGATCCAGCCGAAGCAAAGAAGTTCATCCACAAGCTCCGGCCAGGTGATGCTCCGCATTCCCGATCCTTTCTTGTGGAGTCCGACCCAGAGCTCGTTTTCCTTGTCATGATTCGTCGCCAGCCACTTCCGCAACGCCGCCGAGGTCGGAAAAAATCGTTCTTGCATCGGGGTCCTCGTCGTCCATGATCCAGTTTCGGGGTAGATTTAATGTGAGCCTGACCCGTCGCGCCTCCCTCACTCGACGATAGACATCCGATGACCACTCGGCCACATCTCTCCGGGACCCTTGGAGTCCTCTGGGTGGCGCTTTTCGCTATGTGGGCTCCTGGAACCGCCAGGGCTCAGGAGCTCCCCGTCGGCGACGGCCGCGTGACGGACCAACCGGCGTCCGGAAACGTCTTCGCTTGCCGCTTCAACTTTCGGATGGGGGGTGCCCGCCATGACGG
This window harbors:
- a CDS encoding DUF3052 family protein: MTAGYSGTPLVQKLGIKPGMRCAVLGPPEHYRDLLIGLPDDVNFVGESASGLDFVHLFVRGEDGLMDRLRRLREKIAQNGMIWVSWPKKAAGVRTDLTEDLVRQAGLSAGLVDVKVCAVDEIWSGLKFVIRKADRR
- a CDS encoding YdeI/OmpD-associated family protein produces the protein MQERFFPTSAALRKWLATNHDKENELWVGLHKKGSGMRSITWPELVDELLCFGWIDGVRRTVNESSYSIRVTPRRERSIWSKVNTRRAKELMELGLMEPVGIAAFSRRDEARSGAYSFERDEAKLTEGDEDEFRSKEAAWRFFQSQPPSYRRAALRWVVSAKREETRRRRLVNLIEDSERGERIGPLRPRR